Proteins encoded in a region of the Canis lupus familiaris isolate Mischka breed German Shepherd chromosome 1, alternate assembly UU_Cfam_GSD_1.0, whole genome shotgun sequence genome:
- the LOC119876016 gene encoding uncharacterized protein LOC119876016 isoform X1, which yields MNLDSHCQSGAKSGGIQLVSLKDFLPPYPSLHIFRDAQGLGERMGKCDLPGQAPTVPTQENLEGSNVHSLAVRRKEQPLEKRGRREPRQGCWGEAATVFQPPTWSSCPHACLDCFSGLPHPCVCSLLCNQRKSIKTSPLLYQIFQGRSRGTVPQPAISGPPASWLSGPTSHEGDLWLSLCLTCKPMHMVIPMPVIPSTRQSIGGQKSGPLHITPHLGSGS from the exons ATGAATTTGGACAGTCACTGCCAGAGTGGGGCCAAGTCTGGTGGGATCCAACTGGTTTCACTGAAAGACTTCCTACCCCCATATCCTTCCCTGCACATCTTCAGGGATGCCCAAGGGcttggggagaggatggggaagtGTGATCTGCCCGGCCAGGCACCCACAGTGCCTACACAGGAAAATTTAGAAGGGAGCAATGTCCACAGTCTGGCTGTGAGAAGGAAAGAGCAGCCCCTGGAGAAACGAGGAAGGAGAGAGCCCCGTCAGGGATGCTGGGGTGAGG CCGCTACTGTGTTCCAGCCACCAACCTGGTCCAGTTGTCCCCATGCTTGTCTAGACTGCTTCAGTGGCCTCCCTCACCCCTGTGTCTGTTCTCTACTCTGCAACCAGAGAAAGTCTATCAAGACCTCCCCTCTTCTATACCAAATCTTCCAAGGTCGAAGTAGAGGCACAGTTCCTCAGCCTGCGATTTCAGGACCTCCTGCATCCTGGCTGTCTGGTCCCACCAGTCATGAAGGAGACCTGTGGCTGTCACTCTGTCTCACCTGCAAGCCCATGCACATGGTGATCCCTATGCCAGTAATACCTTCTACAAGACAGTCTATTGGTGGCCAGAAATCAGGACCTCTCCATATAACCCCTCACCTGGGTTCAGGATCCTGA
- the LOC119876016 gene encoding uncharacterized protein LOC119876016 isoform X2, whose protein sequence is MNLDSHCQSGAKSGGIQLVSLKDFLPPYPSLHIFRDAQGLGERMGKCDLPGQAPTVPTQENLEGSNVHSLAVRRKEQPLEKRGRREPRQGCWAATVFQPPTWSSCPHACLDCFSGLPHPCVCSLLCNQRKSIKTSPLLYQIFQGRSRGTVPQPAISGPPASWLSGPTSHEGDLWLSLCLTCKPMHMVIPMPVIPSTRQSIGGQKSGPLHITPHLGSGS, encoded by the exons ATGAATTTGGACAGTCACTGCCAGAGTGGGGCCAAGTCTGGTGGGATCCAACTGGTTTCACTGAAAGACTTCCTACCCCCATATCCTTCCCTGCACATCTTCAGGGATGCCCAAGGGcttggggagaggatggggaagtGTGATCTGCCCGGCCAGGCACCCACAGTGCCTACACAGGAAAATTTAGAAGGGAGCAATGTCCACAGTCTGGCTGTGAGAAGGAAAGAGCAGCCCCTGGAGAAACGAGGAAGGAGAGAGCCCCGTCAGGGATGCTGGG CCGCTACTGTGTTCCAGCCACCAACCTGGTCCAGTTGTCCCCATGCTTGTCTAGACTGCTTCAGTGGCCTCCCTCACCCCTGTGTCTGTTCTCTACTCTGCAACCAGAGAAAGTCTATCAAGACCTCCCCTCTTCTATACCAAATCTTCCAAGGTCGAAGTAGAGGCACAGTTCCTCAGCCTGCGATTTCAGGACCTCCTGCATCCTGGCTGTCTGGTCCCACCAGTCATGAAGGAGACCTGTGGCTGTCACTCTGTCTCACCTGCAAGCCCATGCACATGGTGATCCCTATGCCAGTAATACCTTCTACAAGACAGTCTATTGGTGGCCAGAAATCAGGACCTCTCCATATAACCCCTCACCTGGGTTCAGGATCCTGA
- the LOC102153923 gene encoding major allergen I polypeptide chain 2-like isoform X2 — translation MKGTLLVLTLLVTQDLGIEMAKACPLFYSVFGTLAIGKELPLNTALRLANATEAEKAAMGKIQDCYNEKGLDAKILDLIVMTTITTSKKCIYEAVDSLKETFHIAPLGR, via the exons ATGAAGGGGACACTCCTCGTGCTGACCTTGCTGGTGACCCAAGACCTGGGCATCGAAATGG CGAAAGCCTGCCCTCTTTTCTATTCGGTCTTTGGTACTTTGGCCATTGGAAAGGAGCTTCCGCTGAACACGGCCCTTAGACTAGCCAATGCTACTGAAGCAGAAAAAGCAGCCATGGGAAAAATCCAGGACTGCTACAATGAGAAGGGACTCGATGCCAAGATATTGGATTTGATTGTCATG actaccatcaccaccagcaAGAAATGCATCTATGAAGCAGTGGACTCATTGAAGGAGACCTTCCACATAGCCCCTTTGGGGAGATGA